From the Sphingobacteruim zhuxiongii genome, the window CAACCGACATGAGTTTCTCTCGAACATATATTTGTACAGCACTAGAAACACCAATACAGCCAAGCAGTAAAGCTACAAAGCCGACGAGCTCCATGAAGCGAGCCATATCCGCAAATGAACGACCTGTATTCTCTTTAGTTGTCTCAATAGTCGAACTTCTAAGTTGCAAAGTTGAAAGCTTATCTTTCCATTGTTCGATTTTCTTATCTATGCCAAAGTTTTTGGATAATTTGAAGTAATAACGATATTCTATACGGCTACCGGCTTGTTGTAAGCCCGCGCCCTTTAATTGTTCTAAAGGTATAAACAAACTCGGCGCCATCGCTCCTGTAAAGGCACTCTGCCCAGGTTGAGAAGTGACACCACCCAACATGCTATACGTCTTTGTTCCTAATTGAACGGAATCTCCTACGGACACACCATACTGAAGCACTAACGCATTGTCAAGAAACAAACCTTCCTGTTTTGCAAATTGACTAAATACACCTTCAGGCCGTGTTTCTACAGCGCCATAAAATGGAAAACTTCCTTCAACAGCGCGTACTTGTACAAAGCGAGAAGTGTTAGCATTCGGAATGCGTAACATGGACATAAAGCGCTCCTCTTTTGCAAAGCCTAGACTTAAGTTTTTTATGGAGTCGATAAAAGCGAGCGCTTCTCCCGTCGGCAGTCGATTACTCTCGAGTGACAAGTCTGCACCAATAAGTTCTGCCGCTTGATTATCAATATCGATTTTTAAATTCCTATTAAAGGAATTCATAGAAACTAAGGAAGCGATTCCCAGAATGATCGAGGATATAAATAGGAATAATCGGCTTCGATTCTTTCGACTATCTCGCCAAGCCATTAAAAAGATCCAACGCCAACTCATTGAATTTGTCCCCCTTTAATCGGAATAATCTGTTGAGTTTTCGCTGCTAATTCCAAATCATGCGTCACAATTACTAAGGTTGTTCCCGACGCTCGATTGAGCTCAAATAACATCTCTTCGATAATGAGACTTGTTTCAGCGTCAAGATTGCCTGTAGGTTCATCAGCAAACAAGATCTTCGGTTTATTTGCAAATGCACGAGCTAACGATACGCGCTGTTGCTCACCTCCAGATAGCTGTGATGGATAATGATTCGCTCGATCAGCAAGACCAACACGCTCTAACAACACCATCGCTACAGGTTGATGATTACGTATGCCTCGCAACTCCATAGGTACCATCACATTTTCAAGTGCCGTAAGAGTAGGTAACAGTTGGAAATTTTGAAAGACAAATCCAACATGCTGATTCCGAATTTGCGCTAGTTTATCTTCGCTCAATCCAGATAACTCGATACCATTTAACTTAATGGATCCCGTAGAAGCTTGGTCAAGTCCGGCGCAAAGACCAAGTAGCGTTGACTTGCCACTTCCCGATGGTCCTACAATTGCTACCGTCGCGCCTTCTGCTATTTGAAAGTTAATATCCTTTAAAACTGGAATATCACGGCCTTCAAGGCTATAGTTCTTAAAAACATGCTGTAATTCTAAAATCATTGTCGACATATAGCATTAAAAGTATACCTTTTTTTGGTTAAATTAGTTGCATGAAGAACTTTAATGCCTCTATTTCAATATTTTCAGCGATAATTTTACTTAGCGCTTGCAATAATGGACAGCAGACACAATCCGCAAATCAAGTACAGGATAGCATTTCCAAACAAGAATTGACTAAAGAAAAAAAGCAAAATATATTGTTCTTTGGAAATAGCCTAACAGCAGGATTGGGACTAGAGAGTCAAAACGATGCCTTCCCGGCCCTAATCCAAAACACTATTGATTCCCTCGGCTTAAATTATAACTGTATCAACGCAGGCTTAAGTGGAGAAACAAGCGCTGGAGGCAAAGATCGAATAGATTGGCTGCTGAAAGAACCGGTTGACGTGTTCGTTTTAGAACTTGGAGCCAATGATGGCTTAAGAGGAATTAAACCTGAGGCGACTAAAAAGAACCTCGGCGATATTGTAGATAAAGTCAAAAAAGCATATCCTGAATGTAAGCTCGTACTAGCAGGAATGAAAGTGCCACCAAGTATGGGAGCTACCTATTATAAGCAATTTGAGTCTATCTTTCCGTCATTAGCGCAAGAGAAAAACATGATCTTAATCCCCTTTTTGTTAGATAAAGTTGCTGGCATCGCAAAGTTGAACCAACAAGATGCAGTTCATCCCACAAAAGAGGGTCAGCATATATTAGCTGATAATGTATGGATTCATTTGAAAGGAATTCTCTAAAATATTTTATCTAAATAAAATAAAAGCGGGTCTTTATTATTCATCGCCCGCTTACTTTAATTCTCAATTCAATCCGTTGTTGTTTATTTTACAAACACTCTCTGGGTGTCTTTGCTCATTTCGACATTTGGAAAACGCTTATCATAATCGATCATAACATCACCCTCTGCTGTTTCCCCATCTCCATTCGAATCCCATTCTAAAGCAACATAGTACTGAACAGCTTC encodes:
- a CDS encoding ABC transporter ATP-binding protein — its product is MSTMILELQHVFKNYSLEGRDIPVLKDINFQIAEGATVAIVGPSGSGKSTLLGLCAGLDQASTGSIKLNGIELSGLSEDKLAQIRNQHVGFVFQNFQLLPTLTALENVMVPMELRGIRNHQPVAMVLLERVGLADRANHYPSQLSGGEQQRVSLARAFANKPKILFADEPTGNLDAETSLIIEEMLFELNRASGTTLVIVTHDLELAAKTQQIIPIKGGQIQ
- a CDS encoding arylesterase, which gives rise to MKNFNASISIFSAIILLSACNNGQQTQSANQVQDSISKQELTKEKKQNILFFGNSLTAGLGLESQNDAFPALIQNTIDSLGLNYNCINAGLSGETSAGGKDRIDWLLKEPVDVFVLELGANDGLRGIKPEATKKNLGDIVDKVKKAYPECKLVLAGMKVPPSMGATYYKQFESIFPSLAQEKNMILIPFLLDKVAGIAKLNQQDAVHPTKEGQHILADNVWIHLKGIL